The genomic region gggggaatgtgcccgggggtgtgctgaggcagtctctcgtcgtttcacagtgctcgacaatctgTCGGACCCTGTGCTTCTATGTGGGACAACttcaaacgtgaaacgcttgatgcagctcaagagaccattggtgaacgcccaagagcaaggcaaaatttcatcttgcaggagactggatgccacagatgcttgttgtgtggctcgtctggcagggatCGGGATTGGCACCGTTCCCAGGTGCACAGAACtcagtcactgttaagaagggacaagggacagtttattaggaatcttgctgaggtggtagaaggccatttcttagtaaatgaccttcgtcctgcataccaagccctcttcataggtgacagcagttctctaagtggtcagatcatctcagtTCCTGTTGTGgtgtgggaacgttgggctgagaattttaagcagttgtaccaggttgacccaccaacagttaacttggatgcaggtagtgccgAGGTTCCGttaccggacccacccatcagtgaggatgctccctccctaaccaaagttaggggggcgatctccaagctgaagagtggtaaagcagctggtatatgtagcatcccagctgaattgttaaaggctggtgttGAACCTATCGCAtgggggttgcatgttgtcctggttgccatctggtggtctggtaccattccccctgacctgttgaggggtgtggtcatccctctctggaaggggaagggggaccgagggaactgcagcaaccaccgaggcatcacactgctcagtataccaggcaaggttcttgcccacatccttctgagacgtatcagagatcacctactgaggcatcagagactggagcaatctggattcactcctggtaagtccacaataaaccGTATCCTAGCACTTCGAATCATTATAGAgcatcgtcgtgagttcgggcatgggctgcttgcagcctacatcgacctcaagaaggcatctGATaaagtgcatcgggaatcactctgggagatcttgagactgagaggaattccaacaaggattattggactaatagcaagtctgtatactggtactgaaagtgctgtaaagtgtaatGGAGGCCtctcaagcttctttcct from Penaeus vannamei isolate JL-2024 chromosome 26, ASM4276789v1, whole genome shotgun sequence harbors:
- the LOC138866609 gene encoding uncharacterized protein, which translates into the protein MWDNFKRETLDAAQETIGERPRARQNFILQETGCHRCLLCGSSGRDRDWHRSQVHRTQSLLRRDKGQFIRNLAEVVEGHFLVNDLRPAYQALFIGDSSSLSGQIISVPVVVWERWAENFKQLYQVDPPTVNLDAGSAEVPLPDPPISEDAPSLTKVRGAISKLKSGKAAGICSIPAELLKAGVEPIAWGLHVVLVAIWWSGTIPPDLLRDHLLRHQRLEQSGFTPGKSTINRILALRIIIEHRREFGHGLLAAYIDLKKASDKVHRESLWEILRLRGIPTRIIGLIASLYTGTESAVKCNGGLSSFFPVSSGAKQGCVLAPTLFNTCMDWILGRATVQSHCGATLG